The region TCACATCCAAATCCGAGTACATAAGGCAAATCGGCAACGAACCTTACCTGTGTATAACCTCAGATCAAAATTAAGCAATGCCCTACAAAATTTCATGCAGACAGCAATTCGAGAATGCCAGGGAAGTGTTGCACTTGCAGCTACTTTTTTCCGCTGTAGTTTTCCGACTACTAGGATATGGTAAAATTATGCTTATACAACAATAAAAAAGCAAAGGAAAAGGAATTTAAGATCGAGACCTTTTTTATTCCCCCCTTTTTCGAACTAAAGGTAATGATCTATTGGCGTTTTAGGGAAGGAAGCAAACAATCATAAACGCGTTCCATTCGTGCCGTCACACTTAGCTTGTATGAAGTTTGAAGACCAGGCCTTCCTAAATCAATTATATCCTGTTTCAAGCTGCAGAATTTTATAATCAGTTAGTTGCTACCTTGAGTTCATTATCTTACGACAGAAAGTCGAAATGAGATGGGCAAAGTAATTTAGCTTTTAAGTCAGTTAAGAAACAGAAGAATCAACTAACCATTGCCATTCACCAGTCGCCTTTGCATGTCTTCTGACAGCATGGTATAAACGGTCTAGACAATAAATCAACAACCCGAACATGCATTGTGCATCATTTTCCTGTGAAAGAGCATTATATATGTCATATTTTTTTCACCCTTTGGAACATAGATGTAGGTGTGGTATGTGTGGTGCCTGAGTCGAAGCAAATTCCTTAGATTTAGTCACAAAAGCAGTATTCTAATCTGTCTCAAGAGAGACCGAATTCAGCATAGTAAAAGTAAATACAACTTTTGGACCAAATAAAGGTTCTTCTAACAGATCAAACTTCTTTCTTGGCGCCTAATCTACAGAAATACAAATGAACAAACATATCGAGCATATGAAATCATGCAGGGTAACATATGATATACTGATATTGAGAGAAGGGTAGATGGGAAAAGGGGGAGGATGAAGATGCTtttagaaaatgaaaacaaaataaacatacGGAGCAATGGCAACAAGAAAGGTCCTTCCAGTTCTCTCCATTTAGTGCCACTATACGAGTAGAACTGAAGAAGTCAACTCCATATCTGACCTCACCTCAATACCATCAAAGCTACTTAGAACTTGTTCTCAGTTGAGAAAGCATATAAAGTCAAGATCTTATGATTTCCTACGAGTTCACATCTTGCAAATGGCATGCTCAGAATCTAAATTTTATCAAGGCCCTTTCAAAAGAAGCCAATGTGGATAGGGGAAAAAGGAGAAATTAAACCGAATGGTAAGGTTCTTACCAGCCCTTGGTCAAAGTAAGCCTGGTACTGCATAATTGTTTTCTCAATCTCCACAATAAGTAGCCTCCTCTGGATACGAGCAATTCTTCCTCTGCCTTCAGCTTTAGTATCCTGATTAGAATGACAAAACCAAATAATCAATTGTCTGACAAATACGAGAAAGGAAACAAGATTTGGTGATTAACAGGTATGCTTTTCTGCCCTGAGGGTATTTGTGTTTGGATGGCGGCTCAGGATCAGCCTCATTAAAACCTTATAACATTCCCTGAGAAGGTTCTACCCTGTGCAAATGCTCTTTAATGGAACTTTAGCTTTAGCCAGTCATGACCAATATCAAAGGTACAATTGATAGTCAGGCACTATAAATTTGTATAACCATGTAAATAGTGCAATCGTTAAACCTAGCATATCATCCCTTCCTACACTGATCAACAAAATggaatttacttttaaaaaattaactagaTAACATATTGTATAGCTTTGAAGTGTTCCAACCATTCTAAACCATGCACGCACGGCTACAATCAAACCAAGAGACAGAAAGAATGCTGGCAAGGCAGCTAGTATTGCAAAGTTTATTTCATTTGCTCTGAGAATCTGATCCAGTTCAAGCATTGCCCTAGTTCAATGATCATCGTAATAAGTAAGAACATTGAGAACTGAAATAAACCAGAAAGCCGATAATATTTAAGCATCTATGTAGGAAAAAGTTGGCGTTGAACTTACATCTCAATATCGAGTTTCAACTTCTGCACCTGCAATGGCAAAAGCACGAGGTTATGCAACCAAAATAGAAGGCAGCATCGGCATTGTAAAAATCATGAGCATTACCTGGATAAGCAGAGCACGGGCAAGCTCTCCGTGGAGAAGATTCTGGATAGGATGCACAAGTTCTTTTTCATATCTACATTAGAAATCCCAATGAAAGAGTTTGTTTCAAAGAAGAAATTTACCACATAAAGAGATAGACACCATACAGTGGCAGTTCAGTTAAAGCAATATATCAGATTAGCAATAGGAGGAACATATTTATTCTGGAAATTTCTGGAAGTGTCATGAAAACGCAATCATCTAGAATGCAAGATTATTTCAGATGTATTGGAATTTATAACAACTTACTATCACTAATCTCTTTGGTCTAAAGCATTTTTTTGTACCTGAAGCAttcgtaaataaaaaaattccaaacaAAAGATAATGTTCAAATTTCACCCATACCATGTGCATCATAATCATAAAGTGCAAACATGATTTAGCATTGCCATGATATTAGAAAAAAGTAGTACCTTAACATAACTATCTCAAGCATTTCCTGATCTGATGCATTCTCTGGGAACGCTTCACCTTTTGTCTGCTCACTGAAGGCCAATAACATTCTGCAAACCATGAAAGCAATTGTGTTTAGAAAAAGCATTTGACATGGCTGTCGATGATACGGCAATTACCTTTGAACAAAAAGAACTTCATTATATCCAATCACcatagaaaaagaaagagatcAAATAGTGGAGCTGGAAGACAATCTAAagacaaataaaacaaatatcaaGCAACTTATATCTCCAGAAGAATCTTGATATCTCAAGCAAAGATTAAAGTAGTAAGTACAAATCTTTTTTGTACATACAGAGGCCCATTGGGCCTTGAGCTACACAGTAGCCCTTCCTCTAAGCCTCACCCCCATCCCCATTTTCCTAAGGTTTGAAGAAATTCTAGTAATATGGTTAGGAGGATTAGGTATATACTCAGGATTTAtgtcctaattctaaataatgtAGCAGCCTAAAACTCAGAACTTGGTCGTTTCACTAGCCGTGTTTCGTGAATAGATAAGAAGTTAAAAAAGGGATTGAAGAAATGACAATCACATCCTGCAATTCCCTTGCTAGctaattttaattcaatatcCATGATGCAAACTGGCAGGAAGAAAATTTAACCTGTGGAGAGAATCGGAAGTCAACTTCACTTCCTCCATATCCATCACACCTTTCTGTCTTTTCTTAAACGTATCCAAAAGTTCATCTCTAATTGCCAAAAGCTGAAGATATATTAACATCACTACAATCAGCTTCATTCTCAAGTATTCATGAAAATGGTAAATACAAGACATGCAGGAGAGAGATGTTAAAAAAACCAGCTGAGCAATCAGATTAGAAAAGTGCAGTGTACCGGTTGCTCAACATGGTCATTAAAGAAGCTAACTGTTGACTCCTTTGCTTCACGAATCCAGATGTCAATGTCAGAACTTCCCATCAGACGGCTATGCCGTAGGAGCCAGAAAGAACAAACTGAAAGGCCAACTGCACCACATGTATACCGGATCCAGTAACGAGTTACATTACTTGGTTTTTGGTGTTTAGCTACCTAAGAGCATGGTAAGAAAATAAGCAACAAATCCAAAAATAAATTGAacatcaaatgcaaaaaccatgAATGAACAAGCCAGTTATCAGTTAATAAAATAATGTCTAGTTTTATgacaaaaaggactaaaaaggACCATTACCATGAGAGCTAAGTAAGAGTCAAGTGCCTGGAGATTTGTACAAACCAAGTTGATAGCTTCCTTAATTTCAGAATTTGTCCATTGAGACTCTTCCTGACTGATTTCTGGCAATGTCTCAAAAAGTAGAGGAAACGAATAGGTTCCTTCAATGGAAGAATCATTCTGCATAGTTTTTGTACATGAAAATTGGGGTAGAAGTTTTCAACAAtctaaattataataatagtagCAAGTCTGAAATGCTCTGCAAAAGATTGAAAACATTgcaaaataaatgcaacaagAGAAATATATACCTGACGCAAAGCATGAAGATGGCCAATTGATGCGTCCAACTTAGAAAATAAGCCATTAAGAGTGTGCATTAGTGAGGAAAATGACTTCTCTGGATCCTCTGCTAACTCCTTTCCACATTTGTCAACTTCCACATAAAACTATTGAAGAAAACAAGCAATGAATCCTTGATTAATCACATCTAACGAAACATCACAACAATAGAGTTATCAAGCCTAGAGAACTACTACATGCTTAATGTTATGTCTATCTATGGCTTTCGGAAAAGAGAGGGAGGAAAAAGGTAAGATTGTGAGTGTCAACATATGATGGGCTTCCTTATTACGGTCAAAGCATAACAGGACAGTACAGAACTAGAATAAGATGAAGCAAACCTGAGCCAGAAAAGCAGCAAGTGAACACCTTAGTGAAGATAAGACAGCAATCCTTTCAGAGATGTACACAGATGAAGAATGGGAAAGATTTTGCATTGCTGATCCATCAGTGACAGCTTCACGCATAAGTTGAACTGATCCATTAACAAAAGCTCGTGGCCCTCTCTCGAAAATCATGAAGTAAACTTTCCTTGCATTAGATCCCTAAATATTTGTACAAAATTACATTAGTAAGTACAATGAGGCTGTTGTTATTGCTACTTGTATTTCATTTCTGGAAGTAGATGTGCTCAGGCAGTTAAAGCTGACCAAAAAAACCAATTCAAACAATGAAGGGTGGTACAATTTTGCCTTGCAAACCCATGTTCGATTCGATTTCAGTTCAATCTTTTTGATTTCAGTTTGATGTAATAATTAGATATATTTGACttggtaaaagtactatggaggcCCTTGTATTAGTAGTCGGATTGCATTTTGGCCCCTCTAATAAAAAAAAGAGCAAAGTAGTCCTTATACGTTAGATCATCAAGCAAACTGctccttctattaaaaattccatccatttctacCGTTAAAAATTGGTTTTTGTACACCACATATCACAGTTTGGTtattccatcaaattttcaaCAGAAAGGACCAATTTTCACTTTGAACTAACATACAGGGTCTAATTTGCCAGTTTTATAAGTAGAGGGggaaaaatgcaatctgactcctagtataagggcctccatggtacttttaccatttaactttggttttctttattcataattaaaaaccatatttttataagatcaaaataaaatattttatttctaaattagcGAAAAAACTTGAAAGTAACTTTAACAAAAGTGATGAACCAAAGCAATGCAATTCAATTCAGGTCATTCAAATATGTAAATCGGTTTGATTTCAATTTGGTTACATTTTTCTTGCTATTGCTAACACTAATCCTAACACAATAAATTCAAAGAAACAACTGCATATTTTacagaaattcaaaattaacgaAGTCATTAGTGCATTACCTCAGCTATAGATTGCCAAAATTGCAAATTCTCttgaattttatgcaaatttaaaatgaaacGATCCATTATATCGTTTAAAACTTCATAAATTCTCGATGCTTCTGATGCCGTCCtggatattaaaaaaaattactattaagTTCGAAATTCATTTCTACTAATTAAGAAAAGTGGAAATGAATAAACGAGGTGAAGGTCGTATACCGAGTTAAGTTGACTGAGTTGGAAGGCAATGGGAGAGGGAGACCAGCTCTGCGTTTAGTAGAGATAGGAAGAAGCGTTTGGCGATACAGATTTGAGATTTTCTCGAGAAAATTTGACGGAAAGGAAGGAAACAAAGAGGTGAATCGGTTGCTCAGATAATTGGAGTAAAATGAGATTAGGGTTTTAGCGTCCCTCGATGACTCGTTTCCTTCAGGTGTAACTTCCATACttgcccctttttttttcttctaactcACTGAAATT is a window of Gossypium hirsutum isolate 1008001.06 chromosome D08, Gossypium_hirsutum_v2.1, whole genome shotgun sequence DNA encoding:
- the LOC121220136 gene encoding protein DGS1, mitochondrial isoform X2, producing MEVTPEGNESSRDAKTLISFYSNYLSNRFTSLFPSFPSNFLEKISNLYRQTLLPISTKRRAGLPLPLPSNSVNLTRTASEASRIYEVLNDIMDRFILNLHKIQENLQFWQSIAEGSNARKVYFMIFERGPRAFVNGSVQLMREAVTDGSAMQNLSHSSSVYISERIAVLSSLRCSLAAFLAQFYVEVDKCGKELAEDPEKSFSSLMHTLNGLFSKLDASIGHLHALRQNDSSIEGTYSFPLLFETLPEISQEESQWTNSEIKEAINLVCTNLQALDSYLALMVAKHQKPSNVTRYWIRYTCGAVGLSVCSFWLLRHSRLMGSSDIDIWIREAKESTVSFFNDHVEQPLLAIRDELLDTFKKRQKGVMDMEEVKLTSDSLHRMLLAFSEQTKGEAFPENASDQEMLEIVMLRYEKELVHPIQNLLHGELARALLIQVQKLKLDIEMAMLELDQILRANEINFAILAALPAFFLSLGLIVAVRAWFRQDTKAEGRGRIARIQRRLLIVEIEKTIMQYQAYFDQGLENDAQCMFGLLIYCLDRLYHAVRRHAKATGEWQCLKQDIIDLGRPGLQTSYKLSVTARMERVYDCLLPSLKRQ
- the LOC121220136 gene encoding protein DGS1, mitochondrial isoform X1 → MEVTPEGNESSRDAKTLISFYSNYLSNRFTSLFPSFPSNFLEKISNLYRQTLLPISTKRRAGLPLPLPSNSVNLTRTASEASRIYEVLNDIMDRFILNLHKIQENLQFWQSIAEGSNARKVYFMIFERGPRAFVNGSVQLMREAVTDGSAMQNLSHSSSVYISERIAVLSSLRCSLAAFLAQFYVEVDKCGKELAEDPEKSFSSLMHTLNGLFSKLDASIGHLHALRQNDSSIEGTYSFPLLFETLPEISQEESQWTNSEIKEAINLVCTNLQALDSYLALMVAKHQKPSNVTRYWIRYTCGAVGLSVCSFWLLRHSRLMGSSDIDIWIREAKESTVSFFNDHVEQPLLAIRDELLDTFKKRQKGVMDMEEVKLTSDSLHRMLLAFSEQTKGEAFPENASDQEMLEIVMLRYEKELVHPIQNLLHGELARALLIQVQKLKLDIEMAMLELDQILRANEINFAILAALPAFFLSLGLIVAVRAWFRMDTKAEGRGRIARIQRRLLIVEIEKTIMQYQAYFDQGLENDAQCMFGLLIYCLDRLYHAVRRHAKATGEWQCLKQDIIDLGRPGLQTSYKLSVTARMERVYDCLLPSLKRQ